The following are encoded in a window of Sutcliffiella horikoshii genomic DNA:
- the leuC gene encoding 3-isopropylmalate dehydratase large subunit has product MQPRTLFEKIWDRHTVVKEESKPSLLYIDLHLVHEVTSPQAFEGLRLSGRKVRQPDLTFATMDHNVPTINPYHVTDEIASKQMTTLEANCKEFGIRLADLHSAEQGIVHVIGPELGLTLPGKTIVCGDSHTSTHGAFGALAFGIGTSEVEHVLATQCLWQSKPKTLKIDFTGLRPLGVSAKDLILAVIAKYGTDFGTGYVLEFTGKVIEEMSMEERMTICNMAIEAGARAGLVAPDETTFSYLKGRKYAPVGEERDKAEVDWYSLRSDEGAVYDKEIQFDITNLEPQVTWGTNPSMGTSISGKVPDPATIENEGERKSVAQAIDYMGLTPGMKISEIAIDYVFIGSCTNSRIEDLRKAAEVVKGRSVSPQVTALVVPGSKQVKKQAEEEGLHEVFLEAGFEWREAGCSMCLSMNPDVVPAGKRCASTSNRNFEGRQGRGARTHLVSPAMAAAAAISGRFVNVNEWRYEKEEVV; this is encoded by the coding sequence ATGCAGCCAAGAACACTATTCGAGAAAATCTGGGATCGTCATACAGTAGTAAAAGAGGAAAGCAAACCAAGCCTGTTGTACATTGACCTCCACTTGGTGCACGAAGTCACCTCTCCTCAAGCATTCGAGGGACTACGTCTATCAGGAAGAAAAGTAAGACAACCAGACCTAACATTCGCAACCATGGACCACAATGTCCCAACCATCAACCCATACCATGTGACAGACGAAATTGCCTCCAAACAAATGACCACACTAGAAGCAAACTGCAAAGAGTTTGGAATTAGACTCGCAGACCTTCACAGTGCAGAACAAGGTATTGTCCATGTAATCGGACCTGAACTAGGCTTAACATTACCAGGAAAAACAATCGTTTGCGGTGACAGCCATACCTCCACCCATGGAGCTTTTGGTGCTTTGGCATTTGGAATTGGTACAAGCGAAGTTGAGCATGTCCTTGCCACACAATGCTTGTGGCAATCAAAACCGAAAACATTAAAGATTGATTTTACCGGTCTCAGACCACTGGGAGTCTCTGCAAAAGATCTCATCTTAGCAGTGATTGCAAAGTACGGTACAGATTTTGGTACCGGTTATGTGCTTGAATTTACCGGAAAAGTGATTGAAGAGATGTCCATGGAAGAACGCATGACCATCTGTAATATGGCCATTGAAGCTGGTGCCCGCGCTGGACTTGTGGCACCGGATGAAACGACATTCTCCTATTTAAAAGGGAGGAAATATGCTCCTGTCGGAGAGGAACGCGACAAGGCGGAAGTGGATTGGTACTCGCTTCGTTCAGATGAAGGTGCGGTTTATGATAAAGAAATCCAATTTGACATTACTAATCTCGAACCGCAAGTCACATGGGGAACAAATCCATCCATGGGTACAAGTATCAGCGGGAAGGTTCCGGACCCAGCAACCATTGAAAATGAAGGGGAAAGAAAATCTGTCGCTCAAGCAATCGACTATATGGGTCTGACCCCTGGTATGAAGATTTCCGAAATCGCCATTGATTATGTATTTATCGGATCCTGTACCAATTCACGTATTGAGGATTTACGAAAAGCAGCTGAAGTGGTAAAAGGAAGGTCCGTTTCACCGCAAGTAACCGCGCTTGTCGTGCCAGGTTCCAAACAAGTGAAAAAACAGGCGGAAGAAGAAGGCCTTCATGAAGTGTTTTTAGAGGCAGGATTTGAATGGAGAGAGGCCGGTTGCAGCATGTGTCTCAGCATGAACCCGGATGTTGTCCCAGCAGGGAAAAGATGTGCTTCCACCTCCAACAGAAACTTTGAAGGCCGACAAGGAAGAGGGGCCAGAACGCATCTTGTCAGTCCTGCAATGGCCGCCGCTGCTGCGATTAGCGGTAGATTCGTCAATGTAAATGAATGGCGATATGAAAAAGAGGAGGTCGTCTAA
- the leuD gene encoding 3-isopropylmalate dehydratase small subunit — protein sequence MEALINHIGKVIPLDKANVDTDQIIPKQFLKRIERTGFGQFLFYDWRFEANGEKNDTFVMNDPKFEGASILLARKNFGCGSSREHAPWALKDYGIKVVIAPSFADIFYNNCFKNGILPVVLKEAEVEELFEKASKNVLELEVDLELQEVCVKNEMKYHFEADEYRKQMLLKGLDDIGLTEMYTDEIYEYEQTRRVY from the coding sequence ATGGAAGCACTCATCAATCATATCGGAAAAGTAATCCCTTTAGATAAGGCCAACGTCGATACTGATCAAATAATTCCGAAACAATTTCTGAAGCGAATCGAACGAACAGGGTTCGGTCAATTTCTCTTTTATGATTGGCGTTTTGAAGCAAATGGGGAAAAGAATGACACCTTTGTCATGAACGATCCGAAATTTGAAGGTGCTTCCATTCTCCTGGCTCGAAAGAATTTTGGTTGTGGTTCCTCTCGTGAACACGCACCATGGGCACTGAAGGATTATGGAATCAAAGTGGTCATTGCACCATCTTTTGCAGATATCTTTTATAACAACTGCTTTAAAAATGGAATTCTGCCGGTTGTATTAAAAGAAGCAGAGGTGGAGGAGCTTTTTGAAAAAGCATCTAAAAACGTTCTTGAACTAGAGGTAGATCTTGAGTTACAAGAGGTTTGTGTTAAAAATGAAATGAAGTATCATTTTGAGGCAGATGAGTATCGAAAGCAGATGCTGTTAAAAGGACTGGACGATATCGGCCTGACGGAAATGTATACAGATGAGATTTATGAATATGAGCAAACAAGAAGAGTTTACTAG
- a CDS encoding DUF6612 family protein — MKSLKMMLVSILAVMLLTACGNTSNGVNGNVEGNAEAEETTNEETTNSTTDVEEVDASEETEEQEALTAEEVLQKSTEAMADLSSYSMEMISDQEITMAGEDTIKMVTTTTTDMSLNPMAMYQVTSIEDADGMMEGMENESYFSEDGFFLYDSMAGQWFKMPEEFTAQLNAMSEMQTNPAQQLEMLKDYTDEITMTEEEDHYVLNFEGSGEQFNEMAGMIGGMMGDDMGEMMQEMLSMMTVNQLSYLVHIDKESFYQTKVLLNMDMEMDVDGETISSIQVMDSTLSNFDEVGEITVPQEVIDSAQEITQEDMEQMEQQGSY; from the coding sequence GTGAAATCTTTGAAAATGATGCTTGTAAGTATTTTGGCTGTTATGTTACTTACAGCTTGCGGCAACACTTCCAATGGGGTCAACGGAAATGTTGAAGGGAATGCTGAAGCGGAAGAGACGACTAACGAAGAAACAACTAACTCTACCACAGATGTAGAGGAAGTTGATGCATCAGAGGAAACTGAAGAACAAGAAGCACTAACTGCAGAAGAAGTTCTGCAAAAGTCCACAGAAGCGATGGCTGATCTTTCTAGTTATTCCATGGAAATGATTTCTGATCAGGAAATTACCATGGCAGGGGAAGATACGATTAAGATGGTAACCACCACCACAACTGATATGTCATTAAACCCAATGGCAATGTATCAGGTAACTTCTATTGAAGATGCTGATGGAATGATGGAGGGCATGGAAAATGAATCGTATTTCTCAGAAGACGGTTTCTTTCTATACGATTCCATGGCTGGACAGTGGTTTAAAATGCCGGAAGAATTTACTGCACAGTTAAACGCAATGTCAGAAATGCAAACAAATCCGGCACAACAGTTAGAGATGTTAAAAGACTACACAGATGAAATCACCATGACGGAAGAAGAAGACCACTATGTGTTGAACTTTGAAGGATCTGGTGAACAATTTAATGAAATGGCAGGGATGATCGGCGGAATGATGGGAGATGACATGGGAGAAATGATGCAAGAAATGCTTTCCATGATGACTGTCAATCAATTAAGCTATTTAGTTCATATTGATAAAGAAAGCTTCTATCAAACGAAAGTATTATTAAATATGGATATGGAAATGGATGTGGATGGAGAAACAATCTCAAGCATTCAAGTGATGGATTCGACATTAAGCAACTTTGATGAAGTGGGGGAAATTACTGTCCCACAAGAAGTCATAGACAGTGCACAGGAAATTACCCAAGAAGATATGGAACAAATGGAACAACAAGGCAGCTACTAA
- a CDS encoding phosphatidate cytidylyltransferase — MFIFEKEAVITLLVIAFGLSVFNIIFYIVKRNTTSKDFSDLSVRVKTWWGMLAVFSIATLFHPMVSLFALMFLCFFSLKEYFSILRTRKVDRQLFLWAYLSIPIQFYWIYIGWYGMFIVFIPVYVFLFLPLPRILGKGTVGFLRSVSSTQWGLMLMVFGLSHLAFYQVASPEYGANLVLYLVVLTQLHDVIQYLISLYIGKKKVIPSSNPNITWEGFLISTFVTTGVSYNLFAYLTPLNELFGILSGLIISVACFGGSLAVSVLKRDLLVGDDEKASVLKKSYLTRVDSLAYSAPIFFHVIRYYFDFM; from the coding sequence ATGTTTATTTTCGAGAAAGAGGCAGTCATCACGTTATTAGTTATTGCATTTGGATTAAGTGTGTTTAATATTATCTTTTACATAGTAAAAAGAAATACCACGTCTAAAGATTTTTCGGATTTATCGGTGAGGGTGAAAACGTGGTGGGGGATGCTTGCAGTATTTAGTATTGCGACGCTGTTTCATCCAATGGTATCTTTATTTGCCCTTATGTTTTTATGTTTTTTTTCATTAAAAGAGTATTTCTCGATATTGCGAACACGCAAGGTCGACAGGCAATTATTTTTGTGGGCGTATCTCTCTATTCCCATTCAGTTTTATTGGATCTATATCGGGTGGTATGGCATGTTCATTGTTTTTATACCAGTCTACGTATTTTTATTCTTGCCTTTACCGAGGATCCTTGGGAAAGGAACGGTCGGTTTTCTTCGCTCAGTATCATCTACTCAATGGGGGTTGATGCTGATGGTATTCGGACTGAGTCATTTAGCATTCTATCAAGTTGCAAGCCCAGAATATGGTGCAAACCTAGTGTTATATTTGGTTGTTTTGACACAATTGCATGATGTGATTCAATATTTAATTTCACTCTATATTGGAAAAAAGAAGGTTATCCCGTCATCCAATCCAAACATCACGTGGGAGGGTTTTCTGATTTCCACCTTTGTGACAACAGGAGTTTCCTATAATCTATTTGCCTATTTAACCCCACTAAATGAATTGTTTGGCATATTATCTGGTCTGATTATAAGTGTGGCTTGTTTTGGAGGAAGTTTGGCGGTATCGGTTTTAAAACGTGACCTTTTAGTGGGGGATGACGAAAAAGCGTCTGTTTTAAAGAAAAGCTATTTGACAAGGGTGGATAGCCTAGCATATTCTGCCCCAATTTTCTTTCACGTGATCCGGTACTATTTTGATTTTATGTAG
- a CDS encoding nucleoside hydrolase, translating into MKLLIFCDPGIDDALALIYALLHPEIEVLGLVCSYGNVDKITAANNAAHILQLAGRMDIPIFNGAEMPVSGELANYYPEIHGEDGIGPIKVKKGTYQFRIHNLGEVFDIINRNKDVVIADLGRSTTLAACFLLNREVMGKVKELHLMGGAFMVPGNVTPVAEANFFGDPTSTNLLLSHGKKVFLTPLNVTQKAIITNEYGEALEYYSKNRFKDIYIPIIKFYAKAYSKLVPGMDGAPFHDLLTIYSVAHPQRMQYLAKKVHVVVEGKTRGKSFADFRHMDSDDESKHHIALGFDYEHFLQEIFQNLTRPI; encoded by the coding sequence ATGAAGCTGCTTATTTTTTGTGATCCGGGAATAGATGATGCACTTGCTTTGATCTATGCGCTGCTTCATCCTGAGATAGAAGTTCTTGGTCTTGTGTGCAGTTACGGAAATGTGGATAAGATTACTGCTGCTAATAATGCGGCCCATATTTTGCAATTGGCCGGCAGGATGGATATCCCGATATTTAATGGTGCAGAGATGCCGGTTTCCGGAGAACTTGCCAACTACTATCCAGAGATACATGGAGAAGATGGTATCGGCCCTATTAAAGTGAAAAAGGGGACCTACCAGTTTAGAATTCATAACCTTGGTGAGGTATTCGATATTATTAACCGAAATAAAGATGTAGTCATTGCCGACCTTGGCAGATCAACCACTTTGGCTGCTTGTTTTTTATTAAACAGGGAAGTGATGGGTAAGGTAAAAGAACTGCATCTTATGGGAGGAGCTTTCATGGTTCCGGGGAATGTTACCCCTGTAGCGGAAGCGAATTTCTTTGGAGACCCTACCTCAACCAATTTATTATTATCTCACGGTAAAAAAGTCTTCCTAACGCCTCTAAATGTCACTCAAAAGGCAATCATTACAAATGAGTATGGAGAAGCCCTTGAGTACTATAGTAAAAATAGATTTAAAGATATATACATTCCGATTATAAAATTTTATGCGAAGGCCTATTCAAAACTCGTACCTGGAATGGATGGTGCCCCTTTTCATGATTTGTTAACAATCTATTCTGTTGCCCATCCACAAAGAATGCAGTACTTGGCTAAAAAAGTGCATGTTGTGGTAGAAGGGAAGACAAGGGGCAAATCGTTTGCAGACTTCCGTCATATGGACTCGGATGATGAGAGTAAACATCACATTGCTTTAGGCTTCGACTACGAGCACTTTTTGCAAGAAATTTTTCAAAACTTAACAAGGCCTATATAA
- a CDS encoding maltose acetyltransferase domain-containing protein, with product MTTEKEKMLAGELYKPWDPQLMEERVNARRLNRLINETTETEGDRRVELLKELFGSTGENVFLEPNFRCDYGYNIHVGENFFANFDCCILDVCKVEFGDNCMLAPGVHIYTATHPIDPVERNKGSEYGIPVKIGHNVWIGGSAVINPGVTIGDNVVVASGAIVTKDVPPNVVVGGNPARIIKEIEVI from the coding sequence GTGACTACAGAGAAAGAAAAAATGCTTGCTGGAGAGTTATACAAACCATGGGATCCACAATTAATGGAGGAAAGAGTCAACGCAAGAAGGCTAAACCGCCTAATCAATGAAACTACAGAAACAGAAGGGGACCGAAGAGTCGAACTGCTAAAGGAGCTTTTCGGATCAACAGGAGAAAATGTCTTTCTTGAACCGAACTTCCGATGTGACTATGGATACAATATCCATGTAGGGGAAAACTTCTTCGCAAACTTTGATTGCTGCATTCTTGACGTGTGCAAAGTAGAGTTTGGGGATAACTGTATGCTTGCACCTGGCGTACATATTTACACCGCAACACACCCTATTGATCCTGTGGAAAGAAACAAAGGTTCTGAATACGGCATTCCTGTAAAAATTGGTCATAATGTTTGGATCGGCGGCAGTGCCGTAATTAATCCAGGAGTAACAATCGGTGATAACGTGGTTGTTGCATCTGGTGCCATTGTGACGAAAGACGTTCCTCCGAATGTAGTGGTTGGAGGAAATCCAGCACGCATTATAAAAGAAATCGAAGTAATATAA
- a CDS encoding glycosyltransferase, translated as MMLYLAIFTFLFWFAVWLDAKIGMSKTTKIEDVQENTSLHSRGPLLSVIVAAKDEEKHIEASLLSQFQQTYSNIEWIVVNDRSTDQTGSIIDRMAKTEPRMRCIHIEHLSEGWLGKNHALYEGFLQSKGEYILFTDADIIFEKDTVSKAITYFQNQKLDHLTLAPNLKGSSFWTNAFVSFFLFGFGYFKRPWKSNDPKSKSAIGIGAFNLLTRNAYEEIGTHRNIKMRPDDDLMLGRQIKEAGKKQHLALALTHLQVEWYPDLRSALVGLEKNTFAGLFYSYFMVLFAISGLFLSQLFPFIALFVTTGTTQLIFLLSILMLFLAYNQTANKMAKGANIYLTVFPVTVLLFIYSIARATILTLYRGGIIWRGTFYSIKQLKK; from the coding sequence ATGATGCTCTATCTAGCTATATTTACCTTTCTGTTCTGGTTTGCTGTATGGCTGGATGCAAAGATTGGTATGAGTAAAACAACGAAAATAGAAGATGTTCAAGAAAACACTAGTTTACATAGTAGAGGTCCCCTTCTTTCCGTCATCGTCGCTGCGAAAGATGAAGAAAAGCATATAGAAGCTAGCCTGCTATCTCAATTTCAACAAACGTATTCCAATATCGAATGGATTGTCGTAAACGACCGCTCTACGGACCAGACTGGCTCCATAATTGATCGAATGGCAAAAACCGAACCGAGAATGAGATGCATCCATATTGAACATCTAAGTGAAGGGTGGCTAGGGAAAAACCACGCATTGTACGAAGGCTTCCTTCAAAGCAAAGGCGAGTACATTCTTTTTACCGACGCAGACATCATATTCGAGAAGGATACCGTCTCAAAAGCAATAACATATTTTCAAAACCAAAAACTCGACCATTTAACCCTTGCCCCCAATCTAAAAGGAAGCAGTTTCTGGACTAATGCGTTTGTTTCTTTCTTTCTGTTCGGTTTTGGCTATTTTAAAAGACCATGGAAATCCAATGACCCAAAAAGTAAATCTGCCATTGGAATCGGGGCTTTCAACCTTTTAACTAGAAATGCCTATGAGGAAATTGGTACGCATAGAAATATTAAAATGCGGCCAGATGATGACTTGATGCTTGGGAGGCAGATCAAAGAGGCCGGAAAAAAGCAACACTTGGCTCTCGCGCTCACCCACCTGCAAGTGGAATGGTATCCTGACCTGCGTTCCGCACTTGTTGGATTAGAGAAGAACACCTTTGCAGGACTTTTTTATAGTTACTTCATGGTGTTGTTTGCTATAAGTGGTTTGTTTCTCTCACAACTCTTCCCTTTTATAGCCTTGTTTGTGACGACTGGGACCACTCAACTAATTTTCTTATTAAGTATCTTGATGCTATTCCTTGCCTACAACCAAACCGCTAACAAGATGGCAAAAGGGGCAAATATCTATCTAACTGTATTCCCTGTTACTGTCTTACTTTTCATTTACAGTATTGCGCGAGCAACCATCCTCACTCTCTACAGAGGCGGCATCATTTGGAGAGGTACCTTCTACTCCATCAAACAACTTAAAAAGTGA